A single window of Nematostella vectensis chromosome 4, jaNemVect1.1, whole genome shotgun sequence DNA harbors:
- the LOC5509201 gene encoding ATP-dependent DNA/RNA helicase DHX36 isoform X1 — MHKGGVRYGLGGGSGGRRGSGDGRRGGRGRHPSGLSGKDIGLWYASKSKEKKKKRELDERAVVTMSKQKEQNIGRLLDDLQQWNSNSDTCNYSSDHPNNMAKVDLKGFSRTIGNNSQRHDKHHDREFKHHNNYDNFDERQTPRRSQWHDDAVEGPSALAVNDCRGTFSTVKIVNKLYDKSFGASDSVMDLFDDEIGNEITAGSDSALFNSGDNNFYTNDDAMEGDVLCELDEIIGSLQAGPAQPSPRQDFSPLGKDVKLDEEFLKDLKLMRDSSTGYNEMQKFREKLPSYQMKKEILGLISTNQVVVISGETGCGKTTQVAQFILDDAIQCGNGSLCRIACTQPRRISAISVAERVAIERGEQCGGGSVGYQIRLESRLPRSRGSIIYCTTGVLQRWLVSDPFLKSTSHVIIDEIHERDLMSDFLLIIIRDLLPRRPDLKLVLMSATLNAEIFSTYFGKCPMLHIPGFTYPVKEFYIEEIIEMTRYQVTRSGRSSFGNRRGRGGHGPKWQKYTRRKSPYKDRRAQKIGIGDEAEEEEEEVKWRNYIGSIRNRFHGSTIETMENMDLDQIDFDLAVKLIKYICLNMEAGAILVFMPGWEDISKLHENLKRTLPSDKCLLIPLHSLMPTANQRQVFDRPPLGVRKIVIATNIAETSITIDDVVFVVDCGKVKEKSYDASRKISCLMPVWISTASSRQRRGRAGRVQPGYCFHLFTQLQAQSFIDYQLPEMLRTPLEELCLQIKILKLGMVREFLSKALQPPEPLAVQNALDVLAQLNALDTKENLTPLGYHLASLPVDPRIGKMILFGAILSCLDPVLTVASTLGFREPFVYPLDKKKLADKVRTRLAGDSHSDHIAVLNAYRGWEAASRHGNASTYCWENFLSTQTLKMLSNMKCQFARLLYDSGFLKSSDPKEPSANHNADNIKLVKAILCAGLYPNVARIEHHDKLKRPPRLFTQEDGKVALHPKSVNVEVTAFQNDWLIYHQKIKSSKVFIHDSTVIAPFPLLFFGGSISMHVEQGHGQGHETIAVDNFIKFRSPKRIANLVKDLRRELDTLLERKISQPSLKLSAGQDSCPGSALLTAIIELITSEESVNWKRRRAVEQMEHERRQRR, encoded by the exons ATGCATAAAGGAG GTGTTCGTTATGGCCTAGGCGGAGGCAGCGGTGGAAGgcgtggtagtggtgatggccgCCGTGGGGGACGGGGCAGGCATCCATCAGGGCTGAGTGGAAAAGACATTGGTTTGTGGTACGCATCTAAAAGCaaagagaagaagaaaaagagagaACTGGATGAG CGGGCAGTTGTCACTAtgagcaaacaaaaagaacAGAATATTGGCAGATTGCTGGATGACTTACAACAATGGAACTCCAATTCTGACACATGTAACTACTCATCAGACCATCCAAATAATATGGCTAAGGTTGATCTGAAGGGATTTTCAAGAACTATTGGAAACAATTCTCAGAGACATGATAAACACCATGATAGAGAATTCAAGCATCATAATAATTATGATAACTTTGATGAGAGGCAGACACCAAGAAGATCACAGTGGCATGATGATGCTGTTGAAGGCCCAAGTGCTTTAGCTGTTAACGACTGCAGAGGCACATTTTCTACAGTAAAAATTGTTAATAAACTCTATGATAAAAGTTTTGGTGCTAGTGATAGTGTCATGGATCTGTTTGATGATGAGATTGGGAATGAAATAACTGCAGGTTCTGACTCTGCTTTATTCAATTCTG GTGATAATAACTTTTATACTAATGATGATGCAATGGAAGGGGATGTTTTGTGTGAGCTTGATGAGATTATCGGAAGCTTGCAAGCAGGGCCAGCCCAACCCTCACCGCGCCAAGACTTTTCTCCTCTTGGGAAGGATGTCAAACTTGATGAGGAATTTCTGAAAGACCTGAAATTGATGAGGGATTCCAGCACTGGGTACAACGAAATGCAG aaattcAGAGAAAAACTACCATCATATCAAATGAAAAAG GAAATTCTAGGTCTGATTTCCACGAATCAAGTGGTAGTAATCAGTGGCGAAACAGGATGTGGAAAAACAACTCAG GTTGCCCAATTTATTCTTGATGATGCCATTCAGTGTGGGAATGGTTCCCTTTGCAGAATTGCTTGCACACAGCCGAGGAGAATAAGTGCTATATCT GTTGCAGAACGTGTGGCTATTGAGAGAGGTGAGCAGTGTGGTGGTGGAAGTGTTGGATACCAGATTCGACTGGAAAGCAGGCTTCCACGGAGCAGAGGGTCCATCATCTACTGCACAACTGGCGTATTGCAGAGATGGCTGGTGTCAGACCC ATTTTTGAAGAGCACAAGCCATGTTATAATTGATGAGATCCATGAACGAGACCTGATGTCAGATTTTCTACTGATCATCATCAGAGACTTGCTGCCTAGACG GCCTGACCTTAAATTGGTTTTGATGAGTGCAACGTTGAATGCAGAGATTTTCTCTACCTATTTTG GTAAATGCCCAATGCTGCACATTCCTGGATTTACATATCCTGTCAAAGAGTTCTATATTGAAGAAATCATTGAAATGACAAG ATACCAGGTTACTCGATCCGGTCGTAGTAGCTTTGGGAACAGAAGAGGGAGAGGAGGGCATGGCCCCAAGTGGCAAAAGTACACTAGAAGGAAAAGCCCATACAAGGACCGAAGAGCCCAGAAGATAGGAATAGGTGATGAGgcagaggaagaggaagaggaggtCAAATGGAGGAATTACATTGGCTCAATAAGAAATAG GTTTCATGGATCAACCATTGAAACAATGGAGAACATGGACCTGGACCAGATAGACTTTGACCTTGCAGTCAAGCTTATCAAGTACATCTGCCTGAACATGGAG gCAGGTGCTATTCTAGTGTTCATGCCTGGCTGGGAAGACATCAGCAAACTGCATGAGAACTTGAAGAGGACTTTACCATCAG ATAAATGCCTTCTAATTCCACTGCATTCTCTAATGCCGACAGCCAACCAGCGACAG GTTTTTGACCGCCCTCCACTTGGGGTGAGAAAGATTGTGATTGCTACAAACATCGCAGAGACCAG CATTACCATTGATGATGTTGTCTTTGTTGTTGACTGTGGCAAGGTGAAAGAAAAG TCATATGATGCAAGTCGTAAGATCTCCTGTCTGATGCCTGTGTGGATCAGCACCGCATCATCACGGCAGAGGCGAGGAAGGGCTGGCAG GGTACAGCCTGGCTACTGTTTCCATCTCTTCACTCAGCTGCAGGCGCAGTCTTTTATTGACTACCAGCTGCCAGAGATGCTACGCACCCCTCTTGAAGAGCTGTGTCTACAGATAAag ATTTTGAAGCTTGGAATGGTCAGGGAATTTTTGTCTAAAGCCTTACAGCCCCCCGAGCCACTTGCTGTGCAAAACGCCTTAGATGTCCTTGCACAACTT AATGCTCTAGACACCAAAGAGAACCTGACACCTCTGGGTTATCACTTGGCCTCACTTCCTGTCGACCCCCGCATCGGCAAGATGATCCTGTTTGGCGCCATTTTATCCTGCCTGGACCCCGTGCTGACTGTTGCCTCTACACTTGGTTTCAGGGAGCCTTTTGTCTATCCCCTG GATAAGAAGAAACTTGCTGACAAAGTTAGGACACGGCTTGCTGGCGACTCGCATAGCGACCACATTGCTGTGCTCAACGCCTACAGG GGCTGGGAAGCCGCAAGCCGCCACGGGAACGCATCTACCTACTGCTGGGAGAACTTTTTATCCACACAGACGTTAAAG ATGCTAAGCAACATGAAGTGTCAGTTTGCTCGCCTGTTATATGACAGCGGATTCCTGAAGTCTTCCGATCCTAAGGAACCATCTGCCAATCACAACGCAG acAATATAAAGCTTGTGAAGGCCATCCTTTGTGCAGGGTTGTACCCTAACGTGGCCAGAATAGAGCACCACGACAAACTCAAacg ACCGCCTCGCCTTTTTACCCAGGAAGATGGCAAAGTCGCGCTTCACCCGAAATCAGTCAACGTGGaagtaacagcattccaaaatGACTGGTTGATCTACCACCAAAAAATCAAGTCATCAAAG GTGTTTATTCACGACTCCACCGTGATCGCTCCGTTCCCTCTGCTGTTCTTTGGAGGCAGCATCTCGATGCACGTTGAGCAAGGTCACGGTCAAGGTCACGAGACCATCGCCGTCGATAACTTTATCAAGTTCAGGTCACCCAAGAGGATAGCGAACCTAGTCAAG GATCTGCGCCGGGAACTGGATACCCTGCTCGAGCGGAAGATATCCCAGCCTTCACTCAAATTGTCCGCCGGGCAGGACAGCTGTCCGGGGTCCGCACTTCTTACAGCCATCATCGAGCTCATAACAAGCGAGGAAAGCGTCAACTGG AAAAGAAGAAGAGCGGTGGAGCAAATGGAGCACGAAAGAAGACAAAGAAGATAA
- the LOC5509201 gene encoding ATP-dependent DNA/RNA helicase DHX36 isoform X2, translating to MHKGGGGSGGRRGSGDGRRGGRGRHPSGLSGKDIGLWYASKSKEKKKKRELDERAVVTMSKQKEQNIGRLLDDLQQWNSNSDTCNYSSDHPNNMAKVDLKGFSRTIGNNSQRHDKHHDREFKHHNNYDNFDERQTPRRSQWHDDAVEGPSALAVNDCRGTFSTVKIVNKLYDKSFGASDSVMDLFDDEIGNEITAGSDSALFNSGDNNFYTNDDAMEGDVLCELDEIIGSLQAGPAQPSPRQDFSPLGKDVKLDEEFLKDLKLMRDSSTGYNEMQKFREKLPSYQMKKEILGLISTNQVVVISGETGCGKTTQVAQFILDDAIQCGNGSLCRIACTQPRRISAISVAERVAIERGEQCGGGSVGYQIRLESRLPRSRGSIIYCTTGVLQRWLVSDPFLKSTSHVIIDEIHERDLMSDFLLIIIRDLLPRRPDLKLVLMSATLNAEIFSTYFGKCPMLHIPGFTYPVKEFYIEEIIEMTRYQVTRSGRSSFGNRRGRGGHGPKWQKYTRRKSPYKDRRAQKIGIGDEAEEEEEEVKWRNYIGSIRNRFHGSTIETMENMDLDQIDFDLAVKLIKYICLNMEAGAILVFMPGWEDISKLHENLKRTLPSDKCLLIPLHSLMPTANQRQVFDRPPLGVRKIVIATNIAETSITIDDVVFVVDCGKVKEKSYDASRKISCLMPVWISTASSRQRRGRAGRVQPGYCFHLFTQLQAQSFIDYQLPEMLRTPLEELCLQIKILKLGMVREFLSKALQPPEPLAVQNALDVLAQLNALDTKENLTPLGYHLASLPVDPRIGKMILFGAILSCLDPVLTVASTLGFREPFVYPLDKKKLADKVRTRLAGDSHSDHIAVLNAYRGWEAASRHGNASTYCWENFLSTQTLKMLSNMKCQFARLLYDSGFLKSSDPKEPSANHNADNIKLVKAILCAGLYPNVARIEHHDKLKRPPRLFTQEDGKVALHPKSVNVEVTAFQNDWLIYHQKIKSSKVFIHDSTVIAPFPLLFFGGSISMHVEQGHGQGHETIAVDNFIKFRSPKRIANLVKDLRRELDTLLERKISQPSLKLSAGQDSCPGSALLTAIIELITSEESVNWKRRRAVEQMEHERRQRR from the exons ATGCATAAAGGAG GCGGAGGCAGCGGTGGAAGgcgtggtagtggtgatggccgCCGTGGGGGACGGGGCAGGCATCCATCAGGGCTGAGTGGAAAAGACATTGGTTTGTGGTACGCATCTAAAAGCaaagagaagaagaaaaagagagaACTGGATGAG CGGGCAGTTGTCACTAtgagcaaacaaaaagaacAGAATATTGGCAGATTGCTGGATGACTTACAACAATGGAACTCCAATTCTGACACATGTAACTACTCATCAGACCATCCAAATAATATGGCTAAGGTTGATCTGAAGGGATTTTCAAGAACTATTGGAAACAATTCTCAGAGACATGATAAACACCATGATAGAGAATTCAAGCATCATAATAATTATGATAACTTTGATGAGAGGCAGACACCAAGAAGATCACAGTGGCATGATGATGCTGTTGAAGGCCCAAGTGCTTTAGCTGTTAACGACTGCAGAGGCACATTTTCTACAGTAAAAATTGTTAATAAACTCTATGATAAAAGTTTTGGTGCTAGTGATAGTGTCATGGATCTGTTTGATGATGAGATTGGGAATGAAATAACTGCAGGTTCTGACTCTGCTTTATTCAATTCTG GTGATAATAACTTTTATACTAATGATGATGCAATGGAAGGGGATGTTTTGTGTGAGCTTGATGAGATTATCGGAAGCTTGCAAGCAGGGCCAGCCCAACCCTCACCGCGCCAAGACTTTTCTCCTCTTGGGAAGGATGTCAAACTTGATGAGGAATTTCTGAAAGACCTGAAATTGATGAGGGATTCCAGCACTGGGTACAACGAAATGCAG aaattcAGAGAAAAACTACCATCATATCAAATGAAAAAG GAAATTCTAGGTCTGATTTCCACGAATCAAGTGGTAGTAATCAGTGGCGAAACAGGATGTGGAAAAACAACTCAG GTTGCCCAATTTATTCTTGATGATGCCATTCAGTGTGGGAATGGTTCCCTTTGCAGAATTGCTTGCACACAGCCGAGGAGAATAAGTGCTATATCT GTTGCAGAACGTGTGGCTATTGAGAGAGGTGAGCAGTGTGGTGGTGGAAGTGTTGGATACCAGATTCGACTGGAAAGCAGGCTTCCACGGAGCAGAGGGTCCATCATCTACTGCACAACTGGCGTATTGCAGAGATGGCTGGTGTCAGACCC ATTTTTGAAGAGCACAAGCCATGTTATAATTGATGAGATCCATGAACGAGACCTGATGTCAGATTTTCTACTGATCATCATCAGAGACTTGCTGCCTAGACG GCCTGACCTTAAATTGGTTTTGATGAGTGCAACGTTGAATGCAGAGATTTTCTCTACCTATTTTG GTAAATGCCCAATGCTGCACATTCCTGGATTTACATATCCTGTCAAAGAGTTCTATATTGAAGAAATCATTGAAATGACAAG ATACCAGGTTACTCGATCCGGTCGTAGTAGCTTTGGGAACAGAAGAGGGAGAGGAGGGCATGGCCCCAAGTGGCAAAAGTACACTAGAAGGAAAAGCCCATACAAGGACCGAAGAGCCCAGAAGATAGGAATAGGTGATGAGgcagaggaagaggaagaggaggtCAAATGGAGGAATTACATTGGCTCAATAAGAAATAG GTTTCATGGATCAACCATTGAAACAATGGAGAACATGGACCTGGACCAGATAGACTTTGACCTTGCAGTCAAGCTTATCAAGTACATCTGCCTGAACATGGAG gCAGGTGCTATTCTAGTGTTCATGCCTGGCTGGGAAGACATCAGCAAACTGCATGAGAACTTGAAGAGGACTTTACCATCAG ATAAATGCCTTCTAATTCCACTGCATTCTCTAATGCCGACAGCCAACCAGCGACAG GTTTTTGACCGCCCTCCACTTGGGGTGAGAAAGATTGTGATTGCTACAAACATCGCAGAGACCAG CATTACCATTGATGATGTTGTCTTTGTTGTTGACTGTGGCAAGGTGAAAGAAAAG TCATATGATGCAAGTCGTAAGATCTCCTGTCTGATGCCTGTGTGGATCAGCACCGCATCATCACGGCAGAGGCGAGGAAGGGCTGGCAG GGTACAGCCTGGCTACTGTTTCCATCTCTTCACTCAGCTGCAGGCGCAGTCTTTTATTGACTACCAGCTGCCAGAGATGCTACGCACCCCTCTTGAAGAGCTGTGTCTACAGATAAag ATTTTGAAGCTTGGAATGGTCAGGGAATTTTTGTCTAAAGCCTTACAGCCCCCCGAGCCACTTGCTGTGCAAAACGCCTTAGATGTCCTTGCACAACTT AATGCTCTAGACACCAAAGAGAACCTGACACCTCTGGGTTATCACTTGGCCTCACTTCCTGTCGACCCCCGCATCGGCAAGATGATCCTGTTTGGCGCCATTTTATCCTGCCTGGACCCCGTGCTGACTGTTGCCTCTACACTTGGTTTCAGGGAGCCTTTTGTCTATCCCCTG GATAAGAAGAAACTTGCTGACAAAGTTAGGACACGGCTTGCTGGCGACTCGCATAGCGACCACATTGCTGTGCTCAACGCCTACAGG GGCTGGGAAGCCGCAAGCCGCCACGGGAACGCATCTACCTACTGCTGGGAGAACTTTTTATCCACACAGACGTTAAAG ATGCTAAGCAACATGAAGTGTCAGTTTGCTCGCCTGTTATATGACAGCGGATTCCTGAAGTCTTCCGATCCTAAGGAACCATCTGCCAATCACAACGCAG acAATATAAAGCTTGTGAAGGCCATCCTTTGTGCAGGGTTGTACCCTAACGTGGCCAGAATAGAGCACCACGACAAACTCAAacg ACCGCCTCGCCTTTTTACCCAGGAAGATGGCAAAGTCGCGCTTCACCCGAAATCAGTCAACGTGGaagtaacagcattccaaaatGACTGGTTGATCTACCACCAAAAAATCAAGTCATCAAAG GTGTTTATTCACGACTCCACCGTGATCGCTCCGTTCCCTCTGCTGTTCTTTGGAGGCAGCATCTCGATGCACGTTGAGCAAGGTCACGGTCAAGGTCACGAGACCATCGCCGTCGATAACTTTATCAAGTTCAGGTCACCCAAGAGGATAGCGAACCTAGTCAAG GATCTGCGCCGGGAACTGGATACCCTGCTCGAGCGGAAGATATCCCAGCCTTCACTCAAATTGTCCGCCGGGCAGGACAGCTGTCCGGGGTCCGCACTTCTTACAGCCATCATCGAGCTCATAACAAGCGAGGAAAGCGTCAACTGG AAAAGAAGAAGAGCGGTGGAGCAAATGGAGCACGAAAGAAGACAAAGAAGATAA
- the LOC5509211 gene encoding Rieske domain-containing protein isoform X1, protein MADENALEFVFIGKKQEIAQRRKVKCSVMGRVIAVFFVNDGFHALDHYCYHAGGPLSLGDIEEVEGKACIICPYHKYKIVLETGEGLYYSFNPKDFSKPPKLCSKGVKQRTHHVRVSGNDVYVALSDTSQSRDSDYYSSDAFKATKKNILK, encoded by the exons ATGGCGGATGAAAATGCATTGGAGTTCGTATTTATAGGGAAAAAACAAGAAATCGCACAGAGAAGAAAGGTTAAATGTTCCGTGATGGGGAGGGTAATTGCAGTATTTTTCGTTAATGATGGATTCCATGCACTGGACCATTATTGCTACC ATGCAGGTGGACCACTGTCTCTTGGAGACATCGAG GAGGTTGAAGGGAAGGCTTGCATAATATGCCCTTACCATAAATACAAGATAGTTCTAGAAACTGGTGAAGGACTCTACTATTCATTTAACCCAAAGGACTTCAGTAAACCTCCCAAGCTGTGCTCCAAGGGAGTAAAGCAGAGAACTCACCATGTAAGAGTGTCTGGAAATGATGTTTATGTGGCATTATCAGATACAAGTCAATCAAGAGACTCGGATTATTATTCCTCAGATGCTTTTAAAGcaacaaagaaaaacatacttaagtaa
- the LOC5509211 gene encoding Rieske domain-containing protein isoform X2, which produces MADENALEFVFIGKKQEIAQRRKVKCSVMGRVIAVFFVNDGFHALDHYCYRGPLSLGDIEEVEGKACIICPYHKYKIVLETGEGLYYSFNPKDFSKPPKLCSKGVKQRTHHVRVSGNDVYVALSDTSQSRDSDYYSSDAFKATKKNILK; this is translated from the exons ATGGCGGATGAAAATGCATTGGAGTTCGTATTTATAGGGAAAAAACAAGAAATCGCACAGAGAAGAAAGGTTAAATGTTCCGTGATGGGGAGGGTAATTGCAGTATTTTTCGTTAATGATGGATTCCATGCACTGGACCATTATTGCTACC GTGGACCACTGTCTCTTGGAGACATCGAG GAGGTTGAAGGGAAGGCTTGCATAATATGCCCTTACCATAAATACAAGATAGTTCTAGAAACTGGTGAAGGACTCTACTATTCATTTAACCCAAAGGACTTCAGTAAACCTCCCAAGCTGTGCTCCAAGGGAGTAAAGCAGAGAACTCACCATGTAAGAGTGTCTGGAAATGATGTTTATGTGGCATTATCAGATACAAGTCAATCAAGAGACTCGGATTATTATTCCTCAGATGCTTTTAAAGcaacaaagaaaaacatacttaagtaa